One segment of Solanum lycopersicum chromosome 1, SLM_r2.1 DNA contains the following:
- the LOC101245888 gene encoding uncharacterized protein: MPTYTAIAFENLLEPRVRKSYGKQVLNERNEEEKVVEDIEPPPAQANHIFISPALYITPEPAPIPETSSGSLSPSPYLVNHKRRGGGEAFANRKLDGLEEAEQVNGQTDLDLDLNLNLEEELPEENLFEEDEGFLDPRCDALSVGSVNEVKGIDCRSYVSAQGEFFDADEDFSVEGSSLNGSTCGPNIEWELRTTKLKFLEEIERRKTAEDALNMMRCQWQNISTVLSQAGLTLPSPSDVIGDMQLDNASIEQLYQEVVVSRFVAEAIGKGQARAEAELAAESVLESKNQEISRLRDRLRYYEAVNHEMSQRNQEIIEVARKQRQRKKIQKKWLWSCIGLSAAIGVSVLSYKYLPQASKHQPSSYPNESTSTGTHKTG, from the exons ATGCCGACTTATACAGCAATAGCCTTTGAGAATCTACTCGAACCTCGTGTTCGGAAATCCTATGGAAAGCAAGTGCTAAACGagagaaatgaagaagaaaaagtggtGGAGGATATTGAGCCACCGCCGGCGCAGGcgaatcatatatttatatcacCAGCGTTGTATATAACTCCTGAACCAGCTCCGATTCCGGAGACTTCTTCTGGTTCGTTGTCTCCTTCTCCTTATTTAGTCAACCACAAGCGACGTGGCGGTGGAGAAGCATTTGCGAACCGGAAACTTGATGGATTGGAGGAAGCTGAGCAAGTTAACGGACAGactgatttggatttggatttgaatttgaatttggaaGAGGAGCTACCTGAGGAAAATTTGTTTGAGGAAGATGAGGGATTTTTGGATCCGAGATGTGATGCGTTAAGTGTTGGTAGTGTTAATGAGGTGAAAGGGATTGATTGCCGGAGCTATGTGTCTGCTCAAGGGGAGTTCTTTGATGCAGACGAAG ATTTCTCCGTGGAAGGGTCGTCTCTGAATGGATCTACATGTGGACCTAATATTGAATGGGAACTGCGCACCACAAAGCTCAAATTCCTTGAGGAAATCGAAAGAAGAAAAACAGCAGAAGATGCTCTTAATATGATGCGATGCCAGTGGCAGAACATCAGTACTGTTCTATCTCAGGCAGGGCTAACACTTCCTTCTCCTTCAGATGTCATTGGTGATATGCAGCTTGATAATGCTTCAATTGAGCAGCTCTATCAGGAAGTAGTTGTCTCAAGATTTGTTGCTGAAGCAATTGGAAAAGGTCAAGCTCGTGCAGAAGCTGAACTAGCTGCAGAATCAGTTCTTGAGTCAAAAAACCAGGAAATTTCAAGGTTGAGAGACAGGCTCCGATACTACGAGGCTGTAAATCACGAGATGTCCCAGAGAAATCAGGAAATCATTG AGGTTGCACGGAAGCAGCGCCAGAGGAAAAAAATCCAGAAGAAGTGGCTATGGAGTTGTATAGGGCTCTCTGCTGCCATTGGCGTTTCAGTACTTTCTTATAAGTACCTGCCACAAGCAAGTAAACATCAACCAAGTTCATACCCCAATGAATCAACAAGTACTGGCACTCACAAAACTGGCTAA
- the LOC101252637 gene encoding MLO-like protein 13: MAEKSESSLEYTPTWVVAVVCFIIVLISLAAERGLHRLGKFFLQKNQDALFKALQKLKEELMLLGFISLLLTVSQGAISQICVPENISKVMLPCKLKEASTSKHLITGRHLLAGSSGEQHCNHHEGKVPLLSLEALHQLHIFIFVLAVTHVIFCATTMVLGGAKIQQWRHWENSIQKQSKPHHVHILHIQSFVDRAGKRWRKYALISWTVAFFKQFYGSVTKSDYIVLRTGFIKKHCPSNPTYNFHRYILRTLEHDFKKIVGISWYLWLFVVLFLLINIAGWHSYFWLSFLPLVLLLLVGTKLEHIITELAQEVSERSSVVDETTPIKPSDELFWFDSPNLVLYLIHFILFQNSFEIAFFVWIWCTYGFKSCIMEDLGFIIPRLIIGVIVQVLCSYSTLPLYALVTQMGTTYKRGIFGEQTEDSLRIWAGTSSHNKMVTETQESITVSNRPACNEIQDISSTVELSYPNKPHTTP; this comes from the exons ATGGCGGAAAAGTCTGAGTCGTCTCTGGAGTATACACCAACATGGGTCGTTGCCGTTGTCTGTTTCATCATTGTTCTCATTTCACTTGCTGCTGAACGTGGCCTTCATCGCCTTGGAAAG TTCTTCTTGCAAAAGAATCAAGATGCCCTATTCAAGGCACTCCAGAAATTAAAAGAAG AATTGATGCTTTTGGGATTTATTTCTCTGCTATTGACGGTGTCTCAAGGGGCAATAAGCCAAATATGTGTTcctgaaaatatttcaaaagtaatGCTTCCATGCAAGCTTAAAGAAGCTTCAACTTCTAAACATCTCATCACTGGGAGACATCTTTTAGCTGGATCTAGCGGTGAACAACATTGTAATCATCACGAG GGAAAAGTTCCACTGTTATCACTGGAGGCATTGCATCAACTACacattttcatatttgtattggCAGTCACACATGTTATCTTCTGTGCCACCACCATGGTTCTTGGAGGGGCTAAg ATACAACAATGGAGACACTGGGAGAACTCAATTCAAAAGCAATCAAAACCACATCATG TGCATATTCTCCATATTCAATCATTTGTGGATAGAGCTGGTAAACGTTGGAGAAAGTACGCTCTCATTAGTTGGACG gtagcatttttcaaacaattttatGGTTCAGTAACAAAGTCAGACTATATTGTCTTGCGGACTGGATTTATCAAG AAACATTGTCCATCCAATCCTACGTATAATTTTCACCGATATATTTTGCGGACACTGGAGCATGACTTCAAAAAGATTGTTGGAATCAG CTGGTACTTGTGGCTTTTTGTTGTTCTGTTTTTGTTGATCAACATTGCAg GATGGCACTCTTACTTTTGGCTATCATTTTTACCTCTTGTT CTACTACTTCTAGTAGGAACAAAATTGGAGCACATAATAACAGAATTGGCTCAAGAGGTTTCAGAGAGGTCATCAGTAGTAGATGAAACCACACCAATTAAACCTTCTGATGAGTTGTTTTGGTTTGACAGTCCAAATCTTGTCCTTTACCTAATCCACTTCATTTTGTTCCAAAACTCCTTTGAGATTGCTTTCTTTGTCTGGATTTGG TGTACTTATGGATTCAAATCATGCATCATGGAAGATTTGGGTTTcattattccaagacttattATTGG GGTGATTGTTCAAGTTCTTTGCAGTTACAGTACTCTGCCCTTATATGCTCTTGTCACACAG ATGGGAACCACATATAAGAGAGGAATATTTGGTGAGCAGACAGAAGATTCTCTGAGGATATGGGCTGGTACATCAAGCCACAATAAGATGGTCACAGAAACACAAGAAAGCATCACTGTTTCTAACAGACCTGCATGCAATGAAattcaagacatttcatcaaCTGTTGAGCTTTCTTATCCAAACAAGCCTCACACTACTCCTTAG
- the LOC101246184 gene encoding uncharacterized protein isoform X1 codes for MLRLRAFRPTNDKIVKIQMHPTHPWLVTADASDHVSVWNWEHRQIIYELKPGGVDERRLVGAKLEKLAEGESEPRGKPTEAIRGGSVKQVSFYDDDVRFWQLWRNQSAAAESPAAAGHVTSTFTSPAASTKGRHFLVICCENKAIFLDLVTMRGRDVPKQELDNRSLLCMVFLSKTTAVDGPLVAFGGSDGVIRVLSMITWKLARRYTGGHKGAISCLMNFMAASGESLLVSGGSDGLLVLWSADNALDSRELVPKLSLKAHDGGVIAVELSRVIGNAPQLITIGADKTLAIWDTVSFKELRRIKPVPKLACHSVASWCHPRAPNLDILTCVKDSHIWAVEHPTYSALTRPLCELSALVPPQLLVSHKKLKVYSMVAHPLQPHLVATGTNIGIILCEFDQKSLPPVAVLPTPTESREHTAVYVVERELKLLQFQLSNTTAPALGSNGSLSDTGRFRGEIPEQLHVKQTKKHITTPAPHDSYSVLSVSSSGKYLAIVWPDIPYFSIYKVSDWSIVDSGSARLLAWDTCRDRFALLESALTPRIPIIPKGSSRKAKEAAAAAAQAAAAAASAASAATVQVRILLDDGTSNVLMKSVGSRSEPVIGLHGGALLGVAYRTSRRVSAAAATAISTIQSMPLSGYGGSSVSSFSTMEDGSQKSVAEAAPQNFQLYSWETFQPVGGLLPQPDWTAWDQTVEYCAFGYPQHIVICSLRPQFRYLGDVAIPFATGAVWQRRQLFVATPTTVECVFVDAGVAPIDIETKRRKEEMKLKEAQSRAIAEHGELALITVDNQQSNPQERIALRPPMLQVVRLASFQHAPSIPPFLSLPRQSKVDGDASSVLKEMEARKANEVAVGGGGVAVAVTRFPAEQTRPVGPLVIVGVRDGVLWLIDRYMCAHAISLSHPGIRCRCLAAYGDAVSAVKWASRLGREHHDDLAQFMLGMGYATEALHLPGISKRLEFDLALQSNDLRRALQCLLTMSNSRDIGQETVGLDLNDLMNMTKKKENVVEAVQGVVKFAKEFMELIDAADATAQADIAREALKRLAAAGSIKGALRGQELRGVALRLANHGELTRLSNLVNNLISVGAGREAAFAAALLGDNVLMEKAWQETGMLAEAVLHAHAHGRPSMRTLVQSWNKMLQKELEHTPSMKTDAAAAFLASLEGSKLTSLADAAKKPPIEILPPGMASLYGPNPGQAKPLLGKPGLPQPGKPLLLEGSKTTAPIASVPAGSNTPATSESGVPLKSENGASTTPESSNPPASDSGAAPASDSGAAPASDSGAAPASETGAAPTTETGAAPPATEIGATPPVIESGAASATETGATPAESSTTQTSNLDSSVAADAVVPATPALNESDYLALVPSTSAPAEPTTIGAIVPSTGPPPATDNKKPSVPGERLMIDFS; via the exons ATGCTGCGTCTAAGGGCTTTTCGCCCGACAAATGACAAGATCGTGAAGATTCAGATGCACCCGACGCATCCTTGGCTTGTAACTGCTGATGCATCCGATCACGTCTCCGTTTGGAATTGGGAACACCGACAG ATTATTTATGAACTGAAACCCGGTGGTGTTGATGAGCGGCGTTTGGTTGGTGCCAAACTGGAAAAGCTTGCCGAGGGTGAATCAG AGCCTAGAGGGAAACCTACAGAAGCCATACGAGGTGGGAG CGTAAAGCAGGTTAGcttttatgatgatgatgtacGCTTTTGGCAACTCTGGCGAAATCAGTCTGCTGCTGCCGAGTCTCCAGCAGCTGCTGGTCATGTCACTTCAACTTTTACTTCTCCTGCTGCATCAACCAAAGGGCGCcattttcttgttatttgttgtGAGAATAAAGCTATTTTTTTGGACTTGGTGACAATGCGTGGTCGCGATGTACCGAAGCAGGAACTTGACAACAGATCACTTCTATG CATGGTGTTCCTTTCTAAAACAACTGCTGTTGATGGTCCTCTTGTGGCTTTTGGAGGATCAGATGGTGTAATTAGAGTTCTTTCAATGATAACATGGAAG CTTGCACGAAGATACACAGGAGGTCACAAGGGAGCAATTTCTTGTTTGATGaatttcatggctgcttctggcGAG TCTCTTCTAGTTTCTGGTGGTAGTGACGGATTGCTTGTACTTTGGAGTGCAGACAACGCTCTTGATTCAAGAGAGCTTGTTCCTAAGCTCAGCTTAAAA GCTCATGATGGTGGGGTTATTGCTGTTGAGCTCTCCAGAGTTATTGGTAATGCACCACAGCTCATTACTATTGGTGCTGATAAAACATTAGCGATCTGGGACACCGTCTCTTTTAAG GAATTGCGTCGAATAAAACCTGTTCCAAAACTAGCTTGTCACAGTGTAGCATCCTGGTGCCACCCACGGGCTCCCAACCTTGATATTTTGACGTGTGTCAAAGATTCCCATATATG GGCTGTCGAGCACCCCACTTATTCTGCTCTTACAAGGCCGTTGTGTGAACTTTCTGCTCTAGTACCTCCACAATTACTTGTCTCTCACAAGAAGCTGAAG GTTTATTCTATGGTTGCACATCCTTTACAGCCACACCTTGTAGCTACTGGAACCAATATTGGCATTATTCTCTGTGAATTTGATCAGAAGTCTCTTCCTCCCGTAGCAGTATTGCCAACACCAACAGAAAGTCGTGAACATACTGCTGTCTATGTAGTTGAAAGGGAGTTGAAGCTGTTGCAATTTCAGTTATCTAACACCACTGCTCCAGCACTCGGAAGTAATGGGTCTTTGAGTGACACAGGAAGGTTCAGAGGAGAGATTCCTGAGCAACTCCACGTCAAACAAACCAAAAAGCATATTACTACTCCAGCTCCACACGATTCTTACTCGGTTCTTTCTGTCAGCAGTTCTGGGAA GTATCTCGCAATTGTATGGCCTGATATACCTTACTTCTCTATCTACAAAGTCAGTGATTGGTCAATTGTTGATTCTGGAAGTGCAAGGCTTTTGGCTTGGGATACTTGTCGAGATAGGTTTGCTTTGTTGGAGTCTGCACTTACTCCTAGAATTCCCATCATTCCAAAAGGTTCATCAAGAAAAGCGAAAGAAGCTGCTGCAGCTGCAGCACAGGCAGCAGCTGCTGCTGCTTCTGCTGCTTCTGCTGCCACTGTTCAAGTTCGTATATTGCTGGATGACGGGACATCAAATGTATTAATGAAGTCGGTGGGAAGCCGGAGTGAACCAGTTATTGGCTTGCATGGAGGTGCATTACTTGGTGTGGCCTATCGAACTTCTCGAAGGGTTAGTGCTGCTGCTGCTACAGCAATTTCAACAATTCAATCTATGCCATTATCAGGCTATGGAGGTAGTTCTGTATCTTCATTCAGCACTATGGAAGACGGTTCTCAAAAATCTGTAGCTGAAGCAGCACCTCAGAACTTCCAACTATATAGCTGGGAAACATTTCAACCAGTGGGTGGTCTTCTTCCTCAACCAGATTGGACTGCATGGGATCAAACAGTTGAGTATTGTGCTTTTGGTTATCCACAGCACATTGTCATATGTTCCTTGCGCCCACAGTTTAGATACTTGGGGGACGTTGCAATTCCTTTTGCCACTGGGGCAGTTTGGCAGCGAAGGCAGTTATTTGTTGCTACACCTACTACTGTTGAGTGTGTTTTTGTGGATGCCGGGGTTGCGCCTATTGACATAGAAACGAAACGAAGAAAAGAGGAAATGAAACTTAAAGAAGCACAGTCAAGAGCTATTGCTGAACATGGAGAATTAGCCTTGATAACAGTCGACAATCAACAATCAAATCCACAAGAGAGGATAGCATTGAGACCCCCAATGTTACAAGTTGTGCGATTGGCTTCTTTTCAGCATGCACCCTCTATTCCTCCATTTCTGTCATTACCTAGACAGTCAAAAGTTGATGGTGATGCATCGAGTGTGCTCAAGGAGATGGAAGCTCGTAAGGCTAATGAGGTGGCAGTTGGTGGTGGTGGGGTTGCAGTAGCTGTCACTCGTTTTCCTGCAGAGCAAACACGTCCAGTTGGACCTCTTGTTATTGTAGGTGTTCGAGATGGTGTTCTTTGGCTAATTGATCGATATATGTGTGCTCATGCAATATCCCTTAGCCATCCTGGTATCCGTTGTCGATGCTTGGCAGCTTATGGAGATGCTGTAAGTGCTGTAAAATGGGCCAGTCGACTTGGCAGAGAACATCATGATGATTTAGCACAATTTATGCTTGGGATGGGTTATGCTACTGAAGCACTTCATTTGCCTGGAATATCCAAGAGGTTAGAGTTTGATCTGGCACTGCAGAGTAATGATTTGAGAAGAGCGCTTCAGTGCCTTCTAACCATGAGCAACAGCAGAGATATTGGCCAAGAAACTGTTGGATTGGATCTGAACGATCTTATGAACATGactaagaaaaaggaaaatgttgTTGAAGCTGTTCAAGGAGTAGTTAAATTTGCCAAGGAATTTATGGAACTCATTGATGCTGCAGATGCTACAGCACAAGCTGATATTGCTCGTGAAGCTCTTAAAAGACTAGCTGCTGCTGGTTCTATAAAGGGAGCTCTGCGAGGTCAGGAATTAAGAGGTGTTGCTTTACGTCTTGCAAATCATGGGGAGTTAACACGACTTAGT AACTTGGTAAACAACTTGATATCAGTTGGTGCGGGACGGGAGGCTGCATTTGCAGCTGCACTTTTGGGAGACAATGTACTTATGGAGAAAGCATGGCAGGAAACTGGGATGCTTGCTGAGGCTGTACTACATGCACat GCTCATGGCCGACCTTCAATGAGAACCTTGGTCCAGTCATGGAACAAAATGTTGCAGAAGGAGTTGGAACACACTCCATCAATGAAAACTGATGCCGCGGCTGCATTTCTGGCCTCCCTCGAGGGGTCTAAGCTCACAAGTTTGGCAGATGCTGCGAAGAAGCCACCAATTGAAATACTGCCACCTGGTATGGCATCTCTATACGGTCCAAATCCCGGTCAAGCCAAACCTCTTTTGGGGAAGCCGGGGTTGCCACAACCTGGCAAACCACTACTTCTGGAAGGATCTAAAACAACAGCACCAATTGCTTCTGTTCCTGCTGGAAGCAACACACCTGCAACATCAGAATCAGGTGTTCCTCTTAAATCAGAAAACGGGGCTTCCACTACACCAGAATCAAGTAATCCACCTGCGTCAGACTCTGGTGCTGCACCGGCATCAGACTCTGGTGCTGCACCCGCATCAGACTCTGGTGCTGCACCCGCATCAGAAACTGGCGCTGCACCCACGACAGAAACTGGCGCTGCACCACCGGCGACAGAAATTGGTGCTACACCACCCGTGATAGAATCTGGTGCTGCATCCGCAACAGAAACCGGTGCCACTCCTGCAGAATCAAGTACAACCCAAACATCAAACTTGGATTCTTCAGTTGCTGCTGATGCAGTTGTGCCTGCTACACCAGCATTGAATGAATCAGACTATCTAGCGTTGGTCCCATCAACATCAGCTCCTGCAGAACCAACTACAATTGGCGCAATTGTTCCATCCACAGGTCCACCACCTGCCACCGATAACAAGAAACCAAGTGTTCCTGGTGAACGTCTAATGATTGATTTTTCTTGA
- the LOC101246184 gene encoding uncharacterized protein isoform X2, translating to MEGLIFEYLLARRYTGGHKGAISCLMNFMAASGESLLVSGGSDGLLVLWSADNALDSRELVPKLSLKAHDGGVIAVELSRVIGNAPQLITIGADKTLAIWDTVSFKELRRIKPVPKLACHSVASWCHPRAPNLDILTCVKDSHIWAVEHPTYSALTRPLCELSALVPPQLLVSHKKLKVYSMVAHPLQPHLVATGTNIGIILCEFDQKSLPPVAVLPTPTESREHTAVYVVERELKLLQFQLSNTTAPALGSNGSLSDTGRFRGEIPEQLHVKQTKKHITTPAPHDSYSVLSVSSSGKYLAIVWPDIPYFSIYKVSDWSIVDSGSARLLAWDTCRDRFALLESALTPRIPIIPKGSSRKAKEAAAAAAQAAAAAASAASAATVQVRILLDDGTSNVLMKSVGSRSEPVIGLHGGALLGVAYRTSRRVSAAAATAISTIQSMPLSGYGGSSVSSFSTMEDGSQKSVAEAAPQNFQLYSWETFQPVGGLLPQPDWTAWDQTVEYCAFGYPQHIVICSLRPQFRYLGDVAIPFATGAVWQRRQLFVATPTTVECVFVDAGVAPIDIETKRRKEEMKLKEAQSRAIAEHGELALITVDNQQSNPQERIALRPPMLQVVRLASFQHAPSIPPFLSLPRQSKVDGDASSVLKEMEARKANEVAVGGGGVAVAVTRFPAEQTRPVGPLVIVGVRDGVLWLIDRYMCAHAISLSHPGIRCRCLAAYGDAVSAVKWASRLGREHHDDLAQFMLGMGYATEALHLPGISKRLEFDLALQSNDLRRALQCLLTMSNSRDIGQETVGLDLNDLMNMTKKKENVVEAVQGVVKFAKEFMELIDAADATAQADIAREALKRLAAAGSIKGALRGQELRGVALRLANHGELTRLSNLVNNLISVGAGREAAFAAALLGDNVLMEKAWQETGMLAEAVLHAHAHGRPSMRTLVQSWNKMLQKELEHTPSMKTDAAAAFLASLEGSKLTSLADAAKKPPIEILPPGMASLYGPNPGQAKPLLGKPGLPQPGKPLLLEGSKTTAPIASVPAGSNTPATSESGVPLKSENGASTTPESSNPPASDSGAAPASDSGAAPASDSGAAPASETGAAPTTETGAAPPATEIGATPPVIESGAASATETGATPAESSTTQTSNLDSSVAADAVVPATPALNESDYLALVPSTSAPAEPTTIGAIVPSTGPPPATDNKKPSVPGERLMIDFS from the exons ATGGAAGGTCTCATTTTTGAATATTTG CTTGCACGAAGATACACAGGAGGTCACAAGGGAGCAATTTCTTGTTTGATGaatttcatggctgcttctggcGAG TCTCTTCTAGTTTCTGGTGGTAGTGACGGATTGCTTGTACTTTGGAGTGCAGACAACGCTCTTGATTCAAGAGAGCTTGTTCCTAAGCTCAGCTTAAAA GCTCATGATGGTGGGGTTATTGCTGTTGAGCTCTCCAGAGTTATTGGTAATGCACCACAGCTCATTACTATTGGTGCTGATAAAACATTAGCGATCTGGGACACCGTCTCTTTTAAG GAATTGCGTCGAATAAAACCTGTTCCAAAACTAGCTTGTCACAGTGTAGCATCCTGGTGCCACCCACGGGCTCCCAACCTTGATATTTTGACGTGTGTCAAAGATTCCCATATATG GGCTGTCGAGCACCCCACTTATTCTGCTCTTACAAGGCCGTTGTGTGAACTTTCTGCTCTAGTACCTCCACAATTACTTGTCTCTCACAAGAAGCTGAAG GTTTATTCTATGGTTGCACATCCTTTACAGCCACACCTTGTAGCTACTGGAACCAATATTGGCATTATTCTCTGTGAATTTGATCAGAAGTCTCTTCCTCCCGTAGCAGTATTGCCAACACCAACAGAAAGTCGTGAACATACTGCTGTCTATGTAGTTGAAAGGGAGTTGAAGCTGTTGCAATTTCAGTTATCTAACACCACTGCTCCAGCACTCGGAAGTAATGGGTCTTTGAGTGACACAGGAAGGTTCAGAGGAGAGATTCCTGAGCAACTCCACGTCAAACAAACCAAAAAGCATATTACTACTCCAGCTCCACACGATTCTTACTCGGTTCTTTCTGTCAGCAGTTCTGGGAA GTATCTCGCAATTGTATGGCCTGATATACCTTACTTCTCTATCTACAAAGTCAGTGATTGGTCAATTGTTGATTCTGGAAGTGCAAGGCTTTTGGCTTGGGATACTTGTCGAGATAGGTTTGCTTTGTTGGAGTCTGCACTTACTCCTAGAATTCCCATCATTCCAAAAGGTTCATCAAGAAAAGCGAAAGAAGCTGCTGCAGCTGCAGCACAGGCAGCAGCTGCTGCTGCTTCTGCTGCTTCTGCTGCCACTGTTCAAGTTCGTATATTGCTGGATGACGGGACATCAAATGTATTAATGAAGTCGGTGGGAAGCCGGAGTGAACCAGTTATTGGCTTGCATGGAGGTGCATTACTTGGTGTGGCCTATCGAACTTCTCGAAGGGTTAGTGCTGCTGCTGCTACAGCAATTTCAACAATTCAATCTATGCCATTATCAGGCTATGGAGGTAGTTCTGTATCTTCATTCAGCACTATGGAAGACGGTTCTCAAAAATCTGTAGCTGAAGCAGCACCTCAGAACTTCCAACTATATAGCTGGGAAACATTTCAACCAGTGGGTGGTCTTCTTCCTCAACCAGATTGGACTGCATGGGATCAAACAGTTGAGTATTGTGCTTTTGGTTATCCACAGCACATTGTCATATGTTCCTTGCGCCCACAGTTTAGATACTTGGGGGACGTTGCAATTCCTTTTGCCACTGGGGCAGTTTGGCAGCGAAGGCAGTTATTTGTTGCTACACCTACTACTGTTGAGTGTGTTTTTGTGGATGCCGGGGTTGCGCCTATTGACATAGAAACGAAACGAAGAAAAGAGGAAATGAAACTTAAAGAAGCACAGTCAAGAGCTATTGCTGAACATGGAGAATTAGCCTTGATAACAGTCGACAATCAACAATCAAATCCACAAGAGAGGATAGCATTGAGACCCCCAATGTTACAAGTTGTGCGATTGGCTTCTTTTCAGCATGCACCCTCTATTCCTCCATTTCTGTCATTACCTAGACAGTCAAAAGTTGATGGTGATGCATCGAGTGTGCTCAAGGAGATGGAAGCTCGTAAGGCTAATGAGGTGGCAGTTGGTGGTGGTGGGGTTGCAGTAGCTGTCACTCGTTTTCCTGCAGAGCAAACACGTCCAGTTGGACCTCTTGTTATTGTAGGTGTTCGAGATGGTGTTCTTTGGCTAATTGATCGATATATGTGTGCTCATGCAATATCCCTTAGCCATCCTGGTATCCGTTGTCGATGCTTGGCAGCTTATGGAGATGCTGTAAGTGCTGTAAAATGGGCCAGTCGACTTGGCAGAGAACATCATGATGATTTAGCACAATTTATGCTTGGGATGGGTTATGCTACTGAAGCACTTCATTTGCCTGGAATATCCAAGAGGTTAGAGTTTGATCTGGCACTGCAGAGTAATGATTTGAGAAGAGCGCTTCAGTGCCTTCTAACCATGAGCAACAGCAGAGATATTGGCCAAGAAACTGTTGGATTGGATCTGAACGATCTTATGAACATGactaagaaaaaggaaaatgttgTTGAAGCTGTTCAAGGAGTAGTTAAATTTGCCAAGGAATTTATGGAACTCATTGATGCTGCAGATGCTACAGCACAAGCTGATATTGCTCGTGAAGCTCTTAAAAGACTAGCTGCTGCTGGTTCTATAAAGGGAGCTCTGCGAGGTCAGGAATTAAGAGGTGTTGCTTTACGTCTTGCAAATCATGGGGAGTTAACACGACTTAGT AACTTGGTAAACAACTTGATATCAGTTGGTGCGGGACGGGAGGCTGCATTTGCAGCTGCACTTTTGGGAGACAATGTACTTATGGAGAAAGCATGGCAGGAAACTGGGATGCTTGCTGAGGCTGTACTACATGCACat GCTCATGGCCGACCTTCAATGAGAACCTTGGTCCAGTCATGGAACAAAATGTTGCAGAAGGAGTTGGAACACACTCCATCAATGAAAACTGATGCCGCGGCTGCATTTCTGGCCTCCCTCGAGGGGTCTAAGCTCACAAGTTTGGCAGATGCTGCGAAGAAGCCACCAATTGAAATACTGCCACCTGGTATGGCATCTCTATACGGTCCAAATCCCGGTCAAGCCAAACCTCTTTTGGGGAAGCCGGGGTTGCCACAACCTGGCAAACCACTACTTCTGGAAGGATCTAAAACAACAGCACCAATTGCTTCTGTTCCTGCTGGAAGCAACACACCTGCAACATCAGAATCAGGTGTTCCTCTTAAATCAGAAAACGGGGCTTCCACTACACCAGAATCAAGTAATCCACCTGCGTCAGACTCTGGTGCTGCACCGGCATCAGACTCTGGTGCTGCACCCGCATCAGACTCTGGTGCTGCACCCGCATCAGAAACTGGCGCTGCACCCACGACAGAAACTGGCGCTGCACCACCGGCGACAGAAATTGGTGCTACACCACCCGTGATAGAATCTGGTGCTGCATCCGCAACAGAAACCGGTGCCACTCCTGCAGAATCAAGTACAACCCAAACATCAAACTTGGATTCTTCAGTTGCTGCTGATGCAGTTGTGCCTGCTACACCAGCATTGAATGAATCAGACTATCTAGCGTTGGTCCCATCAACATCAGCTCCTGCAGAACCAACTACAATTGGCGCAATTGTTCCATCCACAGGTCCACCACCTGCCACCGATAACAAGAAACCAAGTGTTCCTGGTGAACGTCTAATGATTGATTTTTCTTGA